Within the Saccharopolyspora gloriosae genome, the region GCATGCTCGCGCCCGTCGCGGAAGCGGCGCCCGGCGAGGAGGAACTGCTGGAGCTCGGTTCGGCCTCGCTGCGGCGCTGGCCGGAGTTCGCCGCGGAACTGGCCGCCGCGTCCGGACTGCCCGCCGGGCTGCGTGAAGAGGGCACGCTCGTCGTCGGAGTGGACGGCGCCGACCGGTCCGAACTGGACATGCTCGCCGATCACCTCGGGTCCCTCGGGCGCAGCGTCACCAGGCTCAGCGGGCGCGAGGTGCGCCGCGCCGAACCGTCGCTGGGGCCTGCGGTGCGCCGCGGCCTGGAAGTGCCGGGTGATCTAGCCGTGGACAACAGGGTGGCCCTGGCCGCGCTGCGGGCGGCGGCAGCAGCGGCAGGCGTCGAGTTCCGCGACGGGCGGGCACGCCGGGTGCGGCCGGGCGCGGTGGATCTCGACGACGGAACCGTGCACTGCGACGTCGCGGTGATCGCCGCGGGCGCCCACTCCGGTGACCTGCACCCGGCGCTGACCGGCCGGATCCGGCCCGTCAAGGGAGAGGTGCTGCGGCTGCGAACGCGTCGCACCGCGCTGCCGCCGCCGACGCGGACCGTGCGCGGGCCGGTGCACGGCAGGCAGGTCTACCTGGTTCCGCGAGACGACGGCGGGCTCGTCGTCGGCGCCACCCAGTACGACGCCGGGTTCGACCTGGACGTCACCGTCGGCGGCGTGCGGGACCTGATGGCGGACGCGGAACGGCTGGTGCCCGGCATCGCCGAGTACGAGCTGGTCGAGGCCATCGCCGGACTGCGGCCCGGCACCCACGACAACCTGCCGCTGATCGGGGAGCTGGAGCCGGGGGTGCTGGCCGCGACCGGGCACCACCGCAACGGGTTCCTGCTCGCGCCGATCACCGCCGATGCCGTGCTGGCCGCGCTGTCCGGCGAGCAATCCCCGGCGGCCGCCGCAGAACCCCGGCGGGACGCGCGGCCCGATCCCGCGCGGTTCGCCAACGGGGCGTGGACATCGGACGGCGCACCCGTCGCAGACGACAGAGGAGGGCAACCGTGCAAGTAGTGATCAACGGATCGGCTCGGCCGGTCGACGTGGACGCCACGTTGGCGACGGCGCTGGCGGAGTTCGGTGTGGCGGAACAAGGCGTCGCCGTCGCCGTCGACGGAACCGTGGTGCCCAGGGCCTCCTGGACGGCCACCGAGTTGCGCGACGGCGCGGCCATCGAAGTGCTCACCGCAGTGCAGGGAGGCTGACGTGGACGATCCACTGGTGATCGCCGGACGCGAGTTCGGCTCGCGGCTGATCACGGGAACCGGGGGCGCGACGAACCTGTCGGTGCTGGAGCGCGCGCTGCTGGCATCGGGCACGGAGCTCACGACGGTGGCGATGCGCCGAGCCGACGCGGGCGGCCGCACCGGTGTGCTCGAGCTGCTGCACCGGCTCGGCATCGAGGCGTTGCCGAACACCGCGGGTTGTCGCACCTCGGCGGAGGCCGTCCTCACCGCGCAGCTGGCTCGGGAGGCGCTGGAGACGAACTGGGTGAAGCTGGAGGTGGTGGCCGACGAGGACACGTTGCTGCCCGATCCGGTGGAGCTGCTCGACGCCGCCGAGCAGCTCGTCGACCAGGGGTTCGTGGTGCTCGCCTACACCAACGACGACCCGGTGCTGGCGACGAGGCTCGCCGAGGTGGGCTGCGCGGCGGTGATGCCGCTGGGCTCCCCGATCGGCACGGGCCTGGGCATCCGAAATCCGCACAACATCGAGATGATCGTGTCCCGCGCGACCGTGCCGATCATCCTCGACGCGGGCATCGGCACCGCCTCCGACGCGGCGCTGGCGATGGAACTGGGCTGCGATGCGGTGCTGCTCGCCAGCGCCGTCACCCGAGCTCAGGACCCGGAGCGGATGGCCGCCGCGATGCGCGCCGCCGTCGACGCGGGCCGCCTGGCCTCGCAAGCGGGCCGCATCCCGCAACGCTTCTGGGCGAAGGCCTCCAGCCCCGTTCACCCCTGAGCTCCCGCCGAACCGCCTCGTCGAGATCCGCGAACAGCCGAACCGCGTCGTGCCCTGGCGCGCTCGTGGTGAGCGCGCCAGGGCACGGATCACTGCTCAGATCATCCTGGGATGAGCCCCTCAGGGCGAGATCAGGGTGATCACGGGTTGATGCATTGCAGGACGTCGGTACCGATGATCGAGCAATCGGAGCCGTCCGGGCTCACGGTCATCTCCTGGCCGTGCGCGCTGATCACCGGTGCGCCGTGTCCTTCGAGCGCGAAGTCGAAGCGCTGGCCGGGCTGGAGGCTGTTGCCGTACTCCTGGTCGTCCTGCGCGACCGTCACCTCCTGCACCGACGCGGTCTCGTTGCGGACGATCAGGGTGCCGGTCTTCTCGGGCGCGGTCGCCGCGTCCCGAGCGGGCTCTGCCGCCGAGCCGAACGCGGTGGTCGCACCGAGCGCGCCGCCTGCGACGGCGGTGGCCAGGGCGATGGCGATCATGAGCGGCCGCTTCTGCTTGCTCTTCTGAGTGGACATGCTTTTCCTCCTTGCCCCGGGTGACGCGGGTCGCCCGGTGATCGGTGATGTCTTGCGCGGCGCTGGAAGCGCTTCGTCCCCACCAGCACTGGGGCGAAACCGTAGCACCAAAACACTAGTTGTCTAGTGAAAGCTGTATGGTGGGCGTCGACCTTCGGGGACCGGGCGCCTGACGTGCCGGTTCGCGGAGGCGTGAGCGAATCGATGTCGAAGGAGCATGTGATGGCGCAGTGGATCGCCGGGGCATCCCCCGGAGCGGATCGCGGGGCGGGAAAAGAAGGGCGCACGGCGGGCTGCCGCGCCCGTGCGGCCGAAGTCGGCGGCACGGGCCTCCCTCGCCGGACGGCCGTGCCGGTCGATCGCCGATTCGGCTCCGCGGCGGCAACGGTGCCTGCCCGGTGCTCGCGCAACGTGGTGGAGGTGCGCTCATGATCTGGGTCGCGTATCGGGGCCAGCGCACGCAATTGCTCGTGCTGGGCGGACTGCTGTTGATCGGTGGAGTGCTGGTGGCGTTGCTGCATTTCAGCCAGGCCGCCTACATCGGTTCGCACGACCTGCTGGAGAGGTGCCTGGGCCTGCCCCGGTTCCCGATGGAATGCATGCGGCCGGTGAACGCCTTCCAGGATCAGTACTACGACCTGATGAAGTCCGCGGAGCTGGTGCTCATCGCTGCGCCCGCGCTGATCGGGGTCTTCTCCGCCGCCCCGTTGTTCTCCCGCGACCTGGAGCGCGGGACGCACGTCCTGCCGTTGACCCAATCGGTGAGCCGGAGTCGCTGGCTGTTCACGAAGACGGCCGTCTCCGCGCTGCCCGCGGTCGTGGTCGTGTCGGTCCTGAGCTGGTCGGTGCGCGGATCGGTCGGTTCGGTGGGAAATGCCGGACCCGACACGGAAGGGAGCTTCTCCTTCATCGCTTTCGACAACGGCGGTGTGCTCCCGGCCGTGTACACGATCTTCGCATTCGCGTTGGGCGTGTTCGCGGGAGTCTTGACCAAGCGCGTCGTGCCGGCGATGGCGATCACCTTGGCCGGTTTCGCATTGTCGCGGTGGCTCGTCGTGGAACTGCTGCGTCAGCCGATCGCGAATGTGGTGGCGGGACGCGAGGGCGGTCGCTACTACTCCACGCTCATGAGCACGGAGCATTTCTGGCCCATGCAGCTCGTCGAATCTGCGCTGTTCCTCGCCGTCGCCGCCCTGCTGCTGGCGGGTGCGGTACGACTGCTGCGCGACCGTGTTTCGTGAATGGAGCCGGCCCGTCCCGCAGCCCGGGTATCTACGCTATTTGCGTAGTGAAATGTTATGGTCCTGGCTGTGATCGAATTCCGGATCGACCGGCGATCCGGAGTGGCCACCTACATGCAGATCGTCCAGCAGACCCGGCAGGCCCTCCGGCTGGGTCTGCTCGCGCCCGGGGATCGGCTGCCGACCGCCAAGGACGTCGTGGAGGCCACCGCGATCAAT harbors:
- the thiO gene encoding glycine oxidase ThiO, encoding MSQQSAVTVVGGGIIGLAVAWKAARAGHRVRVVDAGERAASWVAGGMLAPVAEAAPGEEELLELGSASLRRWPEFAAELAAASGLPAGLREEGTLVVGVDGADRSELDMLADHLGSLGRSVTRLSGREVRRAEPSLGPAVRRGLEVPGDLAVDNRVALAALRAAAAAAGVEFRDGRARRVRPGAVDLDDGTVHCDVAVIAAGAHSGDLHPALTGRIRPVKGEVLRLRTRRTALPPPTRTVRGPVHGRQVYLVPRDDGGLVVGATQYDAGFDLDVTVGGVRDLMADAERLVPGIAEYELVEAIAGLRPGTHDNLPLIGELEPGVLAATGHHRNGFLLAPITADAVLAALSGEQSPAAAAEPRRDARPDPARFANGAWTSDGAPVADDRGGQPCK
- the thiS gene encoding sulfur carrier protein ThiS; this encodes MQVVINGSARPVDVDATLATALAEFGVAEQGVAVAVDGTVVPRASWTATELRDGAAIEVLTAVQGG
- a CDS encoding thiazole synthase, whose translation is MDDPLVIAGREFGSRLITGTGGATNLSVLERALLASGTELTTVAMRRADAGGRTGVLELLHRLGIEALPNTAGCRTSAEAVLTAQLAREALETNWVKLEVVADEDTLLPDPVELLDAAEQLVDQGFVVLAYTNDDPVLATRLAEVGCAAVMPLGSPIGTGLGIRNPHNIEMIVSRATVPIILDAGIGTASDAALAMELGCDAVLLASAVTRAQDPERMAAAMRAAVDAGRLASQAGRIPQRFWAKASSPVHP